A portion of the Pomacea canaliculata isolate SZHN2017 linkage group LG13, ASM307304v1, whole genome shotgun sequence genome contains these proteins:
- the LOC112553993 gene encoding aquaporin-2-like: protein MSSGPAVTLTWGVGVSMGIYASGGVSGGHLNPAVSVAMAVLRRLPWTKVPVYMAAQYIGSFWASCVTYFLYYDALEKFDGGDRQMFGDHGTAGIWATYPQSYISVWTGLGDQIFSTSLLLLCVLAIMDPHNMTPHKGLMPITVGMLITALALAFGYNCGCAMNPARDLSPRIFTALAGWGLEPFSLRGYNWFWVNIVGPHIGAVVGALMYQAFIGFHWPHPDSPDVPVGLDEAMEPLVGEVTEQTENSHEEFEKKSELLIHRVVTTV, encoded by the exons ATGTCCTCCGGTCCTGCTGTGACTCTCACCTGGGGCGTAGGCGTTAGCATGGGTATCTACGCTTCCGGTGGTGTGTCAG gagGGCACCTTAATCCTGCGGTGTCTGTAGCCATGGCGGTGCTTCGCCGTCTTCCTTGGACAAAAGTCCCCGTTTACATGGCCGCCCAATACATTGGAAGCTTCTGGGCCAGCTGCGTCACTTACTTCCTGTACTATG ATGCTCTGGAGAAGTTTGACGGTGGTGACAGACAGATGTTTGGGGACCATGGGACAGCAGGAATCTGGGCTACGTATCCTCAGTCCTACATTAGCGTGTGGACAGGACTTGGTGACCAG ATCTTCAGCACCTCTCTTCTGTTGTTGTGTGTGCTGGCCATCATGGATCCCCACAACATGACACCGCACAAGGGGCTCATGCCCATTACTGTCGGCATGCTCATCACCGCCCTCGCTTTGGCCTTCGGCTACAACTGCGGCTGCGCCATGAACCCTGCCCGCGACCTGTCACCTCGCATCTTCACCGCCTTGGCGGGCTGGGGTCTGGAACCTTTCAG TCTGCGCGGATACAACTGGTTCTGGGTCAACATTGTGGGGCCTCACATTGGCGCAGTGGTGGGGGCGCTGATGTACCAAGCTTTCATCGGCTTCCACTGGCCCCACCCCGATTCTCCTGACGTACCCGTGGGACTTGATGAAGCTATGGAGCCTCTGGTAGGCGAAGTAACCGAGCAAACTGAAAACAGCCACGaagagtttgaaaagaaaagtgaacttCTGATTCACCGTGTCGTGACGACAGTATAA